Part of the Choloepus didactylus isolate mChoDid1 chromosome 10, mChoDid1.pri, whole genome shotgun sequence genome is shown below.
CAAGAGAATGGAATTATGTGTAGCAAATTGCCAGAAGATTTTACTCAACCTGTGTTAAATCACAAGGGTAAGAAAACCTACTTCAGCAATCTATTTGGAAAACCTCTCAATGACCAGTCATCTTTTAATCAACAAAAGCATTTTCACACTAGAAGTAAATCATATGAATGTCTTCTAATTGGTAAATCCTTTTTTGAAAGCTCTGTTCTTACACATTACAATGGAACTCGCATTGGAGAGAAACCCTGTAAATATCATCTGTGTGAGAAAGCCTCTACTCATAATTCTGGCATCAGAGTACATGAGAGACcacatactggagagaaaccttctGAATGTCACCTACCTGAGAAAGCCTTAACTCATTTCTCTACcttgagacaacatgagagaactcacattggaaagaaaccatatgaatgccatctatgtgggaaagacttcactcgATGTTTTTCCCTTAGAgttcatgagagaactcacactggagagaaaccttatgaatgtcatttctgtgggaaagccttcacttgaTGTTTCATCCTTAGAgctcatgagagaactcacactgaaGAGAAACATGATTGTcctctgtgtgggaaagcctttacttATCTCTCTTCCCTAAaatgacatgagagaactcacactggagaaaaaccatatgaatgccatctatatGGGAAAGTCTTCACCCATTCTTCTTATCTTAGAGAACACGAGAGGACTCATGCTGGTGAGAAACCACATGGATGTCttcaatgtgggaaagccttcactcaatatggtaacctgagacaacatgagagaactcacactggagagaaaccttatgaatatcatctatgtgggaaagccttcagtcatttCTCTAGCTTGAgacgacatgagagaactcacactgcaGAGAGactatgaatgccatctatgtggaaaagtcttcacTCACTGTTCTTCCCTTAgaagacatgagagaactcaccaGAGAGAAAATGTCATCTATGTGAGAAGGTCTTCACCTGTTATTCCAGCCTTAGAgtacataacacacacacatgagagaaacactatCAATGTCTTTTGTGTGGGAAACCTGTCACACTATGTTCCTCCGAGACAACATGAAAGAACTGACACTGGAGAGAAACTTTATTAATCTCATCAATGTCTGAAAGCCTTCATCCACTCTTCTGGTTTTAGAAAACATGACAAAATATTGAGGGGAAAGTTACCATAAGAATATTATCTACTTGGGAAacttagtttatttttgtaaacttagacaacatgagagaacttgaATTGAGTGAAACCTTATGAATGGTATATGTGAAAGGCTTCAGCCAATGTTTACTTATTAGATTACGTGAGAGAACTCATACCACAAATGATTTGAATATTGAAGGGATTTCAGCCCTTGAGTTATCCTTCAAACATACCAGACAACTCACACACTGAGGAAACATTTGTAATCAATCTGGTAGAGCTTTAAATCATTCTTTCTACATCAATGTAAGCCAGTTCATACAGGAGAGAATCAATATAATGTCACCTTTGTGGCAAAGAATTTAGTAAGAAGGTCTGATAATATACAGTTTGAGAGAACTCATGTTATACATTTAATGAAAGTTGGAGGGTCTTCATCCTCTGCTCCTATTGATAGACAAATCTTTACCAGATGAAGGAGCTTCTTGAGAAATTTCCAGGTACTTCATGCTGGAGATGTTcatgaaaaatcacaaaattcttTGTACACCCACACTTATAGGGCAATTGAGAAGTCATACTATATAAATCTCTTATCAGTGTCATGAATGCAGGCATAAAATCAGTGATCACCCATTCCTTTAGCATTAATTTTCATatgcagaggaaataaaaatcctGAAATCCATTTAGAAACATCTGCAACTTGATTttacatcagaaaattcatagtgGGAACTGAAATACTTTATGTGGCCCATTAGCACAAAATTCAGCAGAGACTCAAGGTTTTGAACAAGAGTTACTGTTGATGTTATGTACGATAACAGTACAGGGTGTGAAGTGAAATGAGTGTACTGAGTTTTGAAATTGTAAAAAGTATTGTGAAGTGAGGTtaattcattgattagttcttgCATATATATAAGAAACAAATATTGTTGCTGAAAATCTAATGTTTGCCatattctagttttctttttatgcagTTCCAGTCACAAAGATTTGAATCAATCAGAAAGTAACTTGGAATGATAACTCAAAAGTCTAGAATACAATGTTATTATTCTTTACTATTGTCTTACTGTTATAATCTATATGTTCATGGCAAGGATGAAGGCAAACATTGATAAATAAAATCACTTTACAACTAgcgtgtgctggtttgagtctcttatgcaccccataaaaagccatgtttgtGATGCATTCTTGGGGCAGacttgtgggtgggaacttttgattaggatTTTTCCACTGAGTTGTGacactgcccattcaaggtgagtgtTGGTTAGTTTACTGGGTTCCTTATGAGACCTAAGAAGCAGGTGCAGATGTCACTtcgagatgcagacagaaagccttttggagatgctgagagatgaagcctagGATTTGCCATGAAGAAGCTAAGAAGACCCCCACACACTTAGAAATGCCCTGAAAGAATAAGtatggatgcacaggagctgagagagagacgataagagagacaagcccagagacattttagagaaatccACTTGGAAACCAGAATCCCAGAGCAAAGGATCGGCAACCAAATGCCTATCCAGCTGACCAGTGTTTCATTTCCcaggccttccttcagtgatggtatcctcttattggtgccttagtttggacacttttatggccttaaaactctaaacttgtaaactaataaatcctgcTTATAAatgctaatccatttctgttattttgcataacatcagATTTAGTGAACCAGACAATAGGGTTTTATGATGTGTAAATACTCtgcttttaaaatacttaatgttttcataatttagtaagaaattaaaaacaaaactatttaaataacataaaacatGTCATGGGGACTTGTGGTTTCATTGGCCAGAAAATTCCCAAGTTCAGAACCTGTCAGTGTCATTCTATACATTAGTATTTTGTTGCAGAAAGGCTTTTGCCAACAACACAGAGATCACACCAAACAAGGAAAAGAATGTTATTTTATAATCATAGGGAGTGTTCAATTTACAGAATGCCAATAATCAGAGTGTCTAATTTTCTGGAGGGAGACATCTGCATCACCTCCAATTTAGAATCAGGGTGCCTTTCTGGTAATGACACTGCAGCCTACCCATGGTGAATGCATTCCAGTGAGAAAATAGAACAAGTATATTGAGATTGGAATTTTGAACTTGTGGCCTAAATAGGGAGCTCCCTGTTCCTCCACTCCCTCAAAGTCCAATATTTCCTGTCATGTGTTCCAGTGCCTTGTTTTTCTTACACTGCAATATTTAGTGCTGAAATAACTTTAGGTGGAGTCACAACACAGTAAGTTCTTCCTGATGGAATTTTTGTAGCTGTTATTTGAGTTGTCCACTCTAGTATCCTCTCAACCCTACTCTGTTGGGTGGAAATGTGCCCTTTTTTGGGTCACTTGTGCTGCAAATGAGATATCAAGAACTGATTCGTGTCTCCTTGGATATCTGAACACTTTGCACAGGTGTTTCTCCGCAGCTACAACAGTGGTTTCATCTGCCATATCATGCATGACAATTACTGTCTCTTACCCATAGTATGTGCCTACAATGTCTTTTGTCTATGACAAAACTCATCTCAATatcctcccccctatgtggggcatgactcccaggggtgtaagtctccctgtcaACATGACTTcctggaatgagcctggccctggcattgtggaattgagaatgccttcttgaccaaaagggggaaaagaaataaagtttcagtggttaagagatttcaaatagagttgagaggtcattctggaaataatttttatgcattatatagatattcctttttatcttctagtgtgttagaatagctagaaggaaagaatctAAATCTGTTGAACTAATTCattgacttgattcttgatgatcgTATAGCTATATAATTTTTATCATGTGATCATGTGAGTGTGAAAACATTGTGACCAACGCTGCtagatccagtgtatgggcagttgaataataaaataaagacatatataaggcaaatatatatgtataacagTAGGGGGATATGATTATGGGatattgttttgggtgttcttttttgtttcttcatttggagtaatgaaaatattctaaaattgattgtgatgatgaatgcacaagatgacactgtgagccattgattttatactttgggtggactatatggtatatgaatatgtctcaataaaattgcattgcaAAACTCATCTCTATTGAGTTGTGCAGTTTCCTCCATGAACCAAGCCATACCATAGCAGGAATTCCTTGTTATCCACTGTATTGATATCTCTGCAGTGGCTTGGGATATATGCCACTTGAGCAACTGTATTCAACAGGCCCATGAGGATTTGTGTCCCCTCTTTCCCCATCCACCTTAATGGGGACTTCTGATCCCTGGGGACACCCAGAATCCTTGATCACTAAACATTCTTTTTAAAGGGAGTAAGATCAGGTTACAGACAATAAGGAGCATTCTACTGATTCATCATGTTCACAGTCTGAATTGTCCTCACCATCCTGGTCCATACACAAGGAAGCCTTGGCAATCCATATGTTCCTCTTTCCTGGGCTGTATCTGTTTCTCATTTGGCCAATGCAGAATTCTAAATATTTCCATGTCTGTGAgcctttttcctccttctctgttaTGGCTTCTAATAGAAACTTAATCTCTTACTTACAGGAAATATCTTCTTTCCCATAAACATTGGCAGTTTTTCTGCAAGGatcctttccttttttgttttaccTATCCCCAGATTTGGTAACTATAGGCACATTGTTCTTTTTGGGtttctttggttgtttttttctggtttatgGCCCATCTGGCATGGCTTCCATTGGTGGGCTTCTATCCTTCTGAGATACCTCAGTGAAAATAGGTAATGCTATGCTGTTCATTTCCACCCCAAAGCAGGACATTGTGGTGGGTGTTTTCTACCACTTCACACATTACTTCCTGAGGAGAATAGGGAGGATACAGGGGTCTTACCCTGGGCAGGCCCTCATTTCATTAATGCCTCTAATGCTATCCAAGGCATGACTACCTCTTGTCCTAACCAGGAAAAGGTTAAGGCGGCCAAGTGTATTTCCTTTACCAGGAGGGCAGTTATGGCCTCCTGGATAGCCTTCTAGGTGATTTTACTTTTTGGGAAGTCCCCCACAGTTTGAAATATCACTATCATGGTCCTAGATTCCCAGATTAAACTGGCATgagtttctttctctgtcttgttTGTCCTACTCCTTGCATGCAAAAATATATTGCAACAGGGAGTCAGAGGTAAGCTTCCCTGGGAGATATTAGTCTGCAATTCCCTATCATCAGACAAGTGTACTAATAAGTCATGTGAAACTCccttgtcttttgcccatatCTGTTTTTGAATGAATGCATTTCATATTCAGGAAAAATATCCAATTTCAGAAATTCCATATTAAGCAACGTTGGGGTGGTTCTGTGTTGAGTAAGTCTAACTTTTGACCTGAAAACCAGCTGTCATTCAGTGGGGCTCACTGCACAGGTCCCAAAATCCTATTGGGAATCATTTGAAACCCTTGAAACACTATGGAGGTTGGCAGGTAGTATGGTAGTGTGCAGGTGGCCAGCATCCAGGGTACAAGTTCCCTGTTCTTCCTCAGATCCACTCCTGCCTCTCTGCCCCAATCCACCACACCATTTTGTCACTTCATATTGAGATTGCATCTCACTGTACTCGTGTGGCTAGAGGGAGGGCAGCACCTCAGCCCAGTACTCCCCAGGGTGCTGGCACCTCTCTTGGATGACTGAACAGATGAAACCTCATGCCTCCACCATGCCATAGAGTGCTTTGTTGACACACAAGCTGTTGGGATAGGGTGCCTATTTTGTATAAGAAAGGAGTCTCACCTCATTAAAGATAGCAAACCATCCATGTAGGTGATAGAGTCACCAAGAAAACACTCAACTTTCACAGGTATTGGAAGTAACAACATTTACTTTCAAACaggagagaaaaagcaatgtCAGTTTCACTAGTGAGATTTGGTCTCCCATGTCTAGTACCCCTGCTTCACAGCTGAAGAAGTGAGATGATCCACATACTGTATGTGTGGGACCTAGTTCCTTTCCCATTAGGAACACAAGTAATCACAGGGTTGGTACATGTGTTATAAAATAATGTGCATACTTGTCCAAACAGATTCCAGTGAATGTTTCCACAATGCTTtggcaaagggaaaagaaaagtttaGCAGGCCTCCATCTTCTAGGGAATGTCTTTTATCTCCAGTGACTCCTGAGAAAGAAGTGAGCCCATAATTATCACCCTGTGCCAGGATCCAGAATGGCACATCTACTAAGCACAGGGTGTATTGGTAAGTCATGTGAAAGGGTGGCAGACCTCAAGACTGTCTCCACATTGTTTTACTTTCCATATAATCTGAACTTGTGACAGGTTCACTCTATTtctgttgattgatttttttattttgattagatAAAGAGAATGAGAATTTTTGAGATGCAGATTCTCTTAAAGAGACATGAATTATAACTATTAACTCATTGAGGCTTATATTTATTCCTGTAAACTTGaagtgaaatttaaataaatttttattatttagctACTATTAGAAATTTGTTTAGAAATGGAAGACTATATAATCTACCTGATATTAAAGCTCATTCAGTTTATTGGCAGAATTgagttccttttcattgctggaCTGAGACATCTGTTTACTTGCTGGATGTCAGCTGAGAGCCATCCCTAAATACTAAATATCAGCAATATGCCATGGCTTATGGCACCTTCCTTCATGTACAAAGCCATTAAATTTGTCAAGTCCATTTCACTCTTCAAATCTCTTCTCAttcttttgtctcatttctcatcCAGAAAAATGTTCTAAGCTTTAAGAACTTATGTGCTTCAATTTGGCCCACACAGAAAATTCAGATTACCCAGGTATGTCTCCCCATCTCAGAGTCTGCACTTTTAATCATATCTATGAAAttccttttgccatataaagtaATATACTCACAGGTGCTGGGGACTCAGGCATAGACATATTGTGGGGACTGTTACTCTGCCTACTCCCCACCCAATTAAAACCTTCATttacagatattatttttagaactgagtattctttgaaattcagTCATATTGAAGTGAAAAATAGATTCATTATCTGAATCATTCTGAAAGTTAAACTTAAGGCCTAATAATGAGCTTAAATTGTGTACATTTGTAGCTTTTGCAATTGATGTTTACTTTCTAAATTTTtggctaaaatatttatatttataacctCTTAGATCTACTTAACTGTTAAAGTTCATAATGGATTACTTCATATGCAATCTTAATGACAAGTAGCTTACTAAATTCTTAGTGCTTTTTTGGGAGGCATAATATTATTGGAAAAATCACAtctttatggaaaaaataaagctcAATGAAAGCTGTGGCAATATTTTTGGGCAGATTTGttaaaaatgaacctcaacctcATCTAATAGGAATATAAATATGAAGGAATATTAGTAGAAATATTACATGGTTATTTATATGCAATATGCCACAAATATCTCTTCACAAgttcaaagagaaataaaatgatttctatGCTTTTGGAATGTTATAATTATACTTAGTTGCTTCATGTTCCCTGGACAAGGCTCcactctctgcttctctcttggCCTCTTCACATCCATGAACATGGCTGACCTCAGATA
Proteins encoded:
- the LOC119505551 gene encoding zinc finger protein 596-like isoform X2 → MEEGIGFFQSQNSGSEGGFKKQEMLSMQHICRKDTFTIISLKPNSNTQENGIMCSKLPEDFTQPVLNHKGKKTYFSNLFGKPLNDQSSFNQQKHFHTRSKSYECLLIGKSFFESSVLTHYNGTRIGEKPCKYHLCEKASTHNSGIRVHERPHTGEKPSECHLPEKALTHFSTLRQHERTHIGKKPYECHLCGKDFTRCFSLRVHERTHTGEKPYECHFCGKAFT
- the LOC119505551 gene encoding zinc finger protein 596-like isoform X1, producing MTKLHWWDPLQHDSDPAPRNHICKSDVASNFDQVEKLMEEGIGFFQSQNSGSEGGFKKQEMLSMQHICRKDTFTIISLKPNSNTQENGIMCSKLPEDFTQPVLNHKGKKTYFSNLFGKPLNDQSSFNQQKHFHTRSKSYECLLIGKSFFESSVLTHYNGTRIGEKPCKYHLCEKASTHNSGIRVHERPHTGEKPSECHLPEKALTHFSTLRQHERTHIGKKPYECHLCGKDFTRCFSLRVHERTHTGEKPYECHFCGKAFT